A genomic stretch from Anaerococcus mediterraneensis includes:
- a CDS encoding GNAT family N-acetyltransferase, giving the protein MFEWFMRKYRFETERLFIKDMTMEDCDEVANIWGNVEVGKYLADPYYKNGDEIRNCFKNGELNKSEDWTDDFYFVLLCRVNKKIIGTACTRKMEGDVWGIGYTFKKECWGQGLATELISGLEKFVRSKGGKYLSADVAKENIGSIKACYNNGFSDYRRITFNKLGTDIVYDGLELRKKL; this is encoded by the coding sequence ATGTTTGAGTGGTTTATGAGAAAGTATAGGTTTGAGACTGAGAGATTATTTATTAAAGATATGACAATGGAAGATTGTGACGAAGTGGCAAATATTTGGGGGAATGTAGAGGTTGGTAAATATCTTGCTGATCCCTACTATAAAAATGGGGACGAGATTAGAAATTGTTTTAAAAATGGAGAGCTTAATAAGAGTGAAGATTGGACTGATGATTTTTATTTTGTTCTTCTTTGTAGGGTAAATAAAAAAATTATTGGTACTGCCTGTACACGGAAAATGGAAGGTGATGTTTGGGGGATTGGTTATACTTTCAAAAAAGAGTGTTGGGGACAGGGACTTGCAACAGAGCTTATTTCGGGACTAGAAAAATTTGTAAGGTCAAAGGGAGGCAAATATCTTTCGGCAGATGTCGCCAAAGAGAATATAGGCTCTATAAAAGCTTGTTATAATAATGGATTTAGTGACTATAGGCGAATAACTTTTAATAAATTAGGTACAGATATTGTTTATGATGGGCTAGAGTTAAGAAAAAAATTGTAA
- a CDS encoding helix-turn-helix transcriptional regulator, whose protein sequence is MKTRIAELRKEKKLSQADLAEIVGVTRQTITSIETGKYIASLPLAYKIAKYFDLKIEDVFVFEEEE, encoded by the coding sequence TTGAAGACAAGAATTGCAGAACTAAGAAAAGAAAAGAAATTGTCGCAGGCTGACCTTGCTGAGATAGTAGGGGTTACTAGGCAGACTATAACATCTATAGAAACTGGTAAGTATATTGCTTCTTTGCCTTTGGCCTACAAGATAGCAAAATATTTTGACTTAAAGATAGAAGATGTATTTGTATTTGAGGAGGAAGAATGA
- a CDS encoding ATP-binding cassette domain-containing protein, translating to MLQIKNLDIDLIKDDRKLLKDFDLALNLGDKVGLIGEEGNGKSILLKTVIDRESVENYARISGEIHKNGEIISYLPQSLADNFLEMTVETYMNQVSDISLLDYNKFYRYLDQFGLDENLIFGKLKLGNLSGGERIKVLLLFELLKEPTVFLFDEPTNDLDYESTNFISKIMQDMKIPLIFVSHDPELLRNVANRIVHLEQVHRRQIPRHTVFNGTYDLYIKERENKIRIQKARANKDREEFDKKVERYRKVYDSVNHAINTTKNDIEGKNLKDKMSSVKSLGKRLDKEKENLTQRPDVEDSIGIFFDDSISISNSKVVLDIKLNELKAGEKILSKNIELKIRGSEKICIIGKNGAGKTTLLKEIYKCLEKSKLKVGYMPQDYFEFLRDFETPISYLAKDRSKEEETKVSNLLGSLNFAREEMERSLISLSGGQKAKVFFAKMNIDRAEVLVLDEPTRNLSPLSQPEIIESLNNFKGVIIGVSHDKEFIDQVFDQVYELDCFGFRKIK from the coding sequence ATGTTACAGATAAAAAACTTAGATATAGATTTGATAAAAGATGACAGAAAATTGTTAAAAGATTTTGATCTTGCCTTAAATCTTGGCGACAAGGTCGGCCTTATTGGAGAAGAGGGCAATGGTAAGTCAATTCTGTTAAAGACAGTAATCGATAGGGAAAGTGTTGAGAATTATGCTCGAATAAGCGGCGAGATCCACAAGAATGGAGAAATAATTTCCTACCTTCCCCAAAGTCTAGCTGACAATTTTTTAGAAATGACAGTTGAGACCTACATGAACCAAGTATCTGATATAAGTCTATTAGATTACAACAAGTTTTATAGGTATTTGGACCAATTTGGCCTTGATGAAAACCTGATTTTTGGCAAATTAAAACTAGGGAACCTTTCAGGTGGGGAAAGGATAAAAGTCCTGCTTTTGTTTGAACTCCTAAAAGAGCCGACTGTCTTTTTATTTGACGAACCGACCAATGATCTAGATTATGAATCGACAAACTTCATTTCTAAAATTATGCAAGATATGAAAATTCCCTTGATTTTTGTATCCCATGATCCAGAGCTTTTAAGAAATGTTGCTAATAGGATTGTTCATTTAGAGCAAGTTCACAGAAGGCAAATCCCCAGACATACTGTTTTTAATGGGACTTATGATTTATATATTAAGGAAAGAGAAAATAAAATAAGGATTCAAAAAGCAAGAGCAAACAAAGATAGGGAAGAATTTGATAAAAAAGTGGAAAGATACAGAAAAGTTTATGATTCTGTAAATCACGCCATAAATACTACAAAAAATGATATAGAAGGTAAAAACCTCAAGGATAAGATGTCAAGTGTAAAATCTCTCGGAAAAAGACTTGATAAAGAAAAGGAAAATCTTACCCAAAGACCAGATGTTGAGGATTCGATAGGGATATTTTTTGATGATAGTATTTCAATTTCTAATTCAAAAGTAGTTTTGGATATAAAATTAAATGAGCTGAAAGCGGGAGAAAAAATCTTATCTAAAAATATTGAGCTAAAAATAAGAGGATCTGAAAAAATTTGCATAATTGGGAAAAATGGAGCGGGGAAAACGACTCTTCTTAAAGAGATTTATAAGTGCCTAGAAAAATCAAAGCTAAAAGTAGGATATATGCCTCAAGATTATTTTGAATTTCTAAGAGATTTTGAAACTCCAATCTCATATCTTGCAAAGGATCGTAGTAAGGAAGAAGAAACTAAGGTTTCAAACTTGCTTGGCAGTCTTAATTTTGCGAGAGAAGAGATGGAAAGAAGTCTTATAAGTTTATCAGGCGGACAAAAAGCCAAGGTATTTTTTGCAAAAATGAATATTGATAGGGCAGAAGTGTTGGTCCTTGATGAACCAACGAGAAACTTATCCCCACTTTCTCAACCTGAAATTATAGAGAGTCTGAACAATTTTAAGGGAGTAATTATTGGAGTTTCACACGACAAGGAATTTATAGATCAAGTTTTTGATCAAGTTTACGAGCTTGATTGTTTTGGATTTAGGAAGATAAAATAA